In Gemmata obscuriglobus, a single genomic region encodes these proteins:
- a CDS encoding RNA polymerase sigma factor, with translation MDPTRDIGALLAAFRAGEPWAAEELYARFGPTIRANVRRRLPPQLRSRFDSVDFVQDVWASFLIAPSEGRAFTSPQALANFLARVAHNKVVEMSRQQLGTQKYDRSREVPAAGAEPPDRAPSPSQVVIADERWERLLQNFSGRQRVVAERLRDGYGLDDIVRLTDVSLSTVNRIVRRLKDLAGV, from the coding sequence ATGGACCCCACCCGCGACATCGGCGCCCTGCTGGCGGCTTTCCGGGCCGGCGAGCCGTGGGCCGCCGAGGAGCTGTACGCCCGGTTCGGGCCGACGATCCGGGCGAACGTGCGGCGCCGCCTGCCCCCGCAGCTCCGGAGCCGGTTCGACTCGGTCGACTTCGTGCAGGACGTTTGGGCCTCGTTCCTGATCGCCCCGTCGGAGGGCCGCGCCTTCACCTCCCCCCAGGCGCTCGCCAACTTTCTCGCCCGGGTCGCGCACAACAAAGTCGTTGAGATGTCTCGGCAGCAGCTCGGAACGCAGAAGTACGACCGGTCCCGGGAGGTGCCCGCGGCCGGCGCCGAGCCCCCCGACCGCGCCCCGTCGCCCAGTCAGGTGGTGATCGCCGACGAGCGGTGGGAGCGGCTGTTACAAAACTTCTCGGGCCGGCAGCGGGTCGTCGCCGAGCGGCTGCGCGACGGGTACGGGCTCGACGACATCGTCCGGCTGACGGACGTGAGCCTGAGCACCGTCAACCGCATCGTGCGGCGGCTCAAGGACCTCGCGGGGGTGTAA
- a CDS encoding serine/threonine-protein kinase, giving the protein MPRPQTVHELFAALARSRLVEPARLEAFTSRHAFADAPAALARLVADGLLTAFQAGAVAGGDEGALWLGNYRVLDRLGRGGMGNVFLAEHSVLGKRVAVKVLSDALRSDPGARKRFMREARAAAALAHPNVVTVLDADMAHDPPFLVMEHVDGLSLQEAVARGGTFGAGEAAVVGLQVAKGLARAAAVGLVHRDIKPANLLLDRTGVVKILDLGIAKFAPDGTHPPTDWSDVVLGTLDYLAPEQALDSSDVDARADLYALGATLYFLLTGHPPFPGTDIQWKWQVKQTGDPHPLHQLRPDLPPELAAAVHKLLARDRRARLQTPAEAVEVFRWWAAPGNDFPQRLFRLGPRSTAHDHGPPTGGDPLPDTLRIVRPGGRDRTKPALPLPAPEPPRGPDNGVPAHGRVAEVVVPAAEKPRPRPDNGAPAPERRTHAVVLTIALIAALVGMAVLVASR; this is encoded by the coding sequence ATGCCACGCCCACAAACAGTCCATGAGCTGTTCGCGGCGCTCGCCCGCTCCCGCCTCGTCGAGCCGGCGCGGCTGGAGGCGTTCACGTCCCGGCACGCGTTCGCCGACGCCCCGGCCGCGCTCGCCCGCCTCGTCGCCGACGGGCTGCTCACGGCGTTTCAGGCCGGCGCGGTGGCGGGCGGGGACGAGGGGGCGCTGTGGCTGGGGAACTACCGCGTGCTCGACCGGCTCGGGCGCGGCGGCATGGGGAACGTGTTTCTCGCCGAACATTCGGTGCTGGGCAAGCGGGTCGCGGTGAAGGTGCTGTCCGACGCGCTCCGCTCGGACCCCGGGGCGCGCAAGCGGTTCATGCGCGAGGCCCGCGCCGCCGCCGCCCTGGCCCACCCGAACGTCGTGACGGTCCTCGACGCGGACATGGCCCACGACCCGCCGTTCCTGGTGATGGAGCACGTCGACGGGCTCAGCCTGCAGGAGGCCGTCGCGCGGGGCGGCACGTTCGGAGCCGGCGAGGCGGCGGTGGTGGGCCTGCAGGTCGCCAAAGGGCTGGCCCGGGCCGCGGCGGTCGGGCTGGTTCACCGCGACATCAAGCCGGCCAACCTGCTCCTCGACCGCACCGGGGTGGTCAAGATCCTCGACCTCGGGATCGCGAAGTTCGCTCCGGACGGCACGCACCCGCCGACGGACTGGTCGGACGTGGTGCTGGGGACGCTGGACTACCTCGCCCCGGAGCAGGCGCTCGACAGCTCCGACGTCGACGCCCGCGCGGACCTCTACGCGCTCGGCGCCACCCTCTATTTCCTCCTGACGGGGCACCCGCCGTTCCCGGGCACCGACATCCAGTGGAAATGGCAGGTGAAGCAGACCGGCGACCCGCACCCGCTGCACCAGTTGCGCCCGGACCTGCCGCCCGAACTGGCGGCGGCGGTCCACAAGCTCCTGGCCCGCGACCGCCGCGCCCGGCTCCAGACGCCCGCCGAGGCCGTCGAGGTGTTCCGGTGGTGGGCGGCGCCGGGGAACGACTTCCCGCAGCGGCTGTTCCGGCTCGGGCCGCGCAGCACCGCGCACGACCACGGCCCGCCGACCGGCGGCGATCCGCTTCCCGACACGCTCCGCATCGTGAGGCCCGGCGGGCGCGACCGCACCAAGCCCGCGCTCCCGCTGCCCGCGCCGGAGCCGCCCCGCGGTCCCGATAACGGGGTTCCGGCTCACGGCCGCGTTGCTGAAGTCGTGGTGCCCGCCGCCGAGAAGCCGCGGCCCCGTCCCGATAACGGTGCTCCGGCCCCAGAACGACGGACGCACGCCGTTGTGCTAACGATTGCGCTGATTGCCGCGCTCGTTGGCATGGCGGTGCTCGTCGCCAGCCGCTGA
- a CDS encoding patatin-like phospholipase family protein gives MPSLIFSLMLVEDARRLLISNLDLAPLCQTDGPDGKIASFGAVEFYNLFPETRATFSVATAARMNASFPFVSPAVTPPTNPGRRVVDAGYYDNYGIDIASDR, from the coding sequence GTGCCGTCGCTGATCTTCTCGCTGATGCTGGTCGAGGACGCCCGGCGGCTCCTGATCAGCAACCTGGACCTCGCCCCGCTGTGCCAGACCGACGGGCCGGACGGGAAGATCGCGTCGTTCGGCGCGGTGGAGTTTTACAATCTGTTTCCGGAGACACGGGCGACGTTCTCGGTCGCCACCGCGGCGCGGATGAACGCGTCGTTCCCGTTCGTCAGCCCGGCCGTAACCCCGCCGACGAACCCCGGTCGGCGGGTGGTGGACGCGGGCTACTACGACAACTACGGGATCGACATCGCGAGTGACCGATGA
- a CDS encoding serine/threonine-protein kinase, which produces MLEAPTTLALRVRMPAPTSVTELLDRLRKSGLVPADRLEGFLASQKPGDAQSTAVLLDRLVAAGLLTRFHADKLAAGKYKGFHLGSYLILDQLGAGGMGQVYLAEHGHMRRLVALKVFPVHATDDVVARERFFREARAAGTLDHPNIVRVFDLCQEGKILYLVMEYVEGLSLQSLVTQTGPLDVATACHYARQVAFGLQHAHELGFVHRDIKPGNLLLDRTGMVKILDLGLVRSEADKASMLTKQLDNKSILGTADYVAPEQAVDSSKVDARADIYSLGATLYFLLAGRPLFPEGRVAQKLVWQQVKDPVPIGRLRPEVPKELAEVVHRMLEKRAVDRFPTASGVFEALAPFDHGEVAPPDPRWMPDPPPRIAMSRSAPPVAVVRGTSGARAQIPGPARRPGGPGSSAALPAEREPVRTDSTKIKVSEHSSGAPRGTYPEPAAFANDGDTSPRLTDSRLPIAHPPAAGPTALLITLSVALVLALLGIVILLLRK; this is translated from the coding sequence ATGCTAGAAGCGCCCACCACTCTGGCCCTTCGGGTCCGTATGCCCGCGCCGACCAGCGTCACCGAACTGCTCGACCGGCTCCGCAAAAGCGGCCTCGTGCCGGCGGACCGGCTGGAAGGGTTTCTCGCGAGCCAGAAGCCCGGTGACGCCCAATCCACCGCCGTGCTACTGGACCGACTGGTGGCCGCCGGCCTCCTCACGCGGTTCCACGCCGACAAACTGGCCGCGGGCAAGTACAAGGGGTTTCACCTCGGCAGCTACTTGATTTTGGACCAGCTCGGCGCCGGCGGGATGGGCCAGGTGTACCTGGCCGAGCACGGGCACATGCGCCGCCTCGTCGCGCTCAAGGTGTTCCCGGTCCACGCCACCGACGACGTGGTCGCCCGCGAGCGGTTCTTCCGCGAGGCCCGCGCCGCCGGCACCCTCGACCACCCGAACATCGTCCGCGTCTTCGACCTGTGCCAGGAGGGCAAGATCCTGTACCTGGTGATGGAGTACGTCGAGGGGCTCAGCCTCCAGTCGCTCGTCACCCAGACGGGGCCGCTGGACGTGGCGACCGCGTGCCACTACGCCCGCCAGGTGGCGTTCGGGCTCCAGCACGCCCACGAACTCGGCTTCGTGCACCGCGACATCAAGCCGGGCAACCTGCTCCTCGATCGCACCGGGATGGTGAAGATCCTCGACCTCGGGCTGGTCCGGTCGGAGGCCGACAAGGCGTCGATGCTCACCAAGCAGCTCGACAACAAGAGCATCCTGGGCACCGCCGACTACGTCGCCCCGGAGCAGGCGGTGGACAGCTCGAAGGTGGACGCACGGGCCGACATCTACTCGCTGGGCGCGACGCTGTACTTCCTGCTCGCGGGGCGGCCGCTGTTCCCCGAGGGGCGGGTGGCCCAAAAGTTGGTGTGGCAGCAAGTCAAAGACCCGGTCCCGATCGGCCGGTTGCGGCCCGAGGTGCCGAAGGAACTGGCCGAGGTGGTTCACCGGATGCTCGAGAAGCGCGCGGTCGATCGGTTCCCGACCGCGTCCGGGGTGTTCGAGGCGCTGGCGCCGTTCGACCACGGGGAGGTGGCCCCGCCGGACCCGCGGTGGATGCCGGACCCGCCGCCGCGGATCGCGATGAGCCGGTCCGCGCCACCGGTGGCCGTGGTGCGCGGCACTTCGGGCGCGCGGGCACAGATCCCCGGCCCCGCGCGTCGGCCCGGAGGCCCGGGATCGTCGGCCGCGCTGCCCGCGGAGCGGGAGCCGGTCCGGACCGACTCGACCAAGATCAAGGTTTCGGAACACAGTTCGGGCGCCCCCCGGGGCACTTACCCCGAGCCGGCCGCTTTCGCCAACGACGGCGACACATCGCCGCGGCTCACGGACTCTCGCCTGCCGATCGCGCACCCGCCGGCAGCCGGCCCGACGGCGCTGCTGATTACCCTCTCCGTCGCACTGGTGCTGGCGCTGCTCGGTATCGTGATCTTGCTGCTGCGAAAGTGA
- a CDS encoding Uma2 family endonuclease produces MSTPVLPAHRVQAATAQRMTENWLRNVFAPNLYTVHWHDGTDASAPDVSVVRVHPATDAERVPVLVVEIEDADAGYDLAEQASRHAAAGVLDYWVIDVVARQLHIFRDPRPDPAAQHGFSYNSVRLCSPNALVSPLVAELHLAQVVDLLP; encoded by the coding sequence ATGTCGACCCCCGTTCTGCCCGCGCACCGCGTGCAAGCCGCCACCGCACAGCGCATGACCGAGAACTGGCTCCGCAACGTGTTCGCCCCGAACCTGTACACGGTCCACTGGCACGACGGCACCGACGCCAGCGCCCCGGACGTGTCGGTGGTCCGCGTGCACCCGGCCACCGACGCCGAGCGCGTGCCGGTGCTGGTGGTCGAGATCGAGGACGCCGACGCGGGGTACGATTTAGCCGAGCAGGCGAGCCGGCACGCCGCCGCGGGCGTACTCGACTACTGGGTGATCGACGTGGTGGCGCGGCAGCTCCACATCTTCCGCGACCCGCGCCCGGACCCGGCCGCGCAGCACGGGTTCTCCTACAACTCGGTCAGGCTCTGCTCGCCGAACGCGCTGGTCTCGCCGCTCGTCGCGGAGCTGCACCTCGCGCAGGTGGTGGACCTGCTCCCGTAG
- a CDS encoding DUF2203 domain-containing protein yields the protein MSNTPNRASNSAGKPRKKEVTLDLATARQMLPLVRSIVADVQTARQALSRLVPEQERLERHRRDLVWQERQRRYQVADEIAAAEKSWATAVAELNTLGLTLVDDEVGEVDFPTKVNGRTAAFSWLANEEALNHWHYADEESRRPIPADWDKSNTVNATRYRGNQP from the coding sequence ATGAGCAACACGCCCAACCGCGCGAGCAACTCGGCGGGCAAGCCTCGCAAGAAAGAGGTCACCCTGGACCTCGCGACCGCGCGCCAAATGCTGCCGCTGGTGCGGAGCATCGTGGCTGATGTTCAGACGGCCCGGCAGGCGCTGAGCCGGTTGGTGCCGGAGCAGGAGCGGCTGGAACGGCACCGCCGCGACCTCGTGTGGCAAGAGCGCCAGCGCCGCTACCAAGTGGCCGACGAAATCGCAGCCGCCGAGAAGAGTTGGGCCACGGCGGTGGCCGAATTGAACACGCTCGGCCTTACGCTTGTGGACGATGAGGTGGGAGAAGTGGACTTCCCCACAAAAGTGAACGGCCGCACCGCAGCGTTCTCGTGGCTGGCGAACGAAGAGGCGCTGAACCACTGGCACTACGCAGACGAAGAGTCCCGGCGCCCGATCCCGGCCGACTGGGATAAGTCCAATACCGTCAACGCGACCCGGTACCGCGGCAACCAGCCGTAA
- a CDS encoding TadE/TadG family type IV pilus assembly protein, translating to MRRSPRPARRGVAAIELAFVFMLFVIPLMFGIWELGRLVQVQQLVSNATREGARLSAQAYTINSSGAPTQIRLSTGTVNVQASVYQYLYAAGLTNLQLSDVTVEFAFSTPRTTDYVPLSTDPTGTNYPFGSYPPEPCYGEKGMIFTLKITIPWSKVRWINKGLISPSTVSFTVTWQMLTDDRFQVNGTLPTW from the coding sequence ATGCGCCGCTCCCCGCGGCCGGCCCGTCGCGGCGTCGCGGCGATTGAGCTGGCGTTCGTGTTCATGCTGTTCGTGATCCCGCTCATGTTCGGGATCTGGGAGCTGGGCCGGCTGGTGCAGGTGCAGCAGCTCGTCAGCAACGCCACCCGCGAGGGCGCGCGGCTGTCGGCCCAGGCGTACACGATCAACAGCTCGGGCGCGCCGACGCAGATCCGGCTGAGCACCGGCACGGTGAACGTTCAGGCCTCGGTGTACCAGTACCTGTACGCGGCCGGGCTGACGAACCTGCAACTGAGCGACGTGACGGTCGAGTTCGCGTTCTCGACCCCCCGGACGACCGACTACGTGCCCCTCTCGACGGACCCGACCGGGACCAACTACCCGTTCGGCAGCTACCCGCCGGAGCCGTGCTACGGCGAGAAGGGGATGATCTTCACGCTCAAAATCACCATCCCGTGGAGCAAGGTGCGGTGGATCAATAAGGGCCTCATCAGCCCCTCCACCGTGTCGTTCACGGTCACCTGGCAGATGCTCACCGACGACCGGTTCCAGGTGAACGGCACCCTGCCCACCTGGTAG
- a CDS encoding PRC-barrel domain-containing protein codes for MLKNTLRAATAAALLSAVPVFAADPPRAVSAQPAVGASNSFRAKQVLGTKILIAGNTAIGTVEDLVFDDAGNLEYLVVSTDANKLVSVPWDAAKWDLEKKVGTLNLTVEQYKTIPTFTATTYPSFYTPVYRTQTYKFYGLTPRELRRIERRIP; via the coding sequence ATGCTGAAAAATACCCTGCGCGCCGCGACCGCCGCTGCTCTCCTGTCCGCCGTACCGGTTTTCGCCGCGGACCCGCCCCGCGCCGTGTCGGCCCAACCGGCGGTGGGTGCGTCCAACTCGTTCCGCGCGAAGCAGGTGCTCGGGACCAAGATCCTGATCGCCGGCAACACCGCCATCGGGACCGTCGAGGACCTCGTGTTCGACGACGCCGGCAACCTCGAATACCTGGTCGTCTCGACGGACGCTAACAAGCTGGTGAGCGTCCCCTGGGACGCGGCCAAGTGGGACCTGGAGAAGAAGGTCGGGACGCTCAACCTCACGGTCGAGCAGTACAAGACGATCCCGACGTTCACCGCGACCACGTACCCCAGCTTCTACACCCCGGTGTATCGGACTCAAACGTACAAGTTCTACGGGCTCACGCCGCGCGAGCTGCGCCGGATCGAGCGCCGCATTCCGTAG
- a CDS encoding TadE family protein, with translation MLATRLRRRHHRRGLTAVEAALVMSVFLMLLFGMFEYCRFLMVLHVTNNAAREGARYAVVNVDKPSTFNVTDYTYTDATGATQTVQNIESYTQDRMGGIHVRNIESFRIAVYSVDQTGLALSPPVVRPKTKTAGVYPDPFNDADANAVPWNSAGFTEKIAVTIDGTYRPILPTLLLMPSTISVKTTAIMGSEG, from the coding sequence ATGCTCGCAACCCGACTCCGCCGCCGCCACCACCGCCGCGGGCTCACCGCGGTCGAGGCGGCGCTCGTGATGAGCGTGTTCCTGATGCTCCTGTTCGGCATGTTCGAGTACTGCCGGTTCCTGATGGTGCTGCACGTGACCAACAACGCGGCCCGCGAGGGCGCGCGGTACGCGGTCGTCAACGTGGACAAGCCGAGCACCTTCAACGTCACCGACTACACGTACACCGACGCGACCGGCGCCACCCAGACGGTCCAGAACATCGAGTCGTACACCCAGGACCGCATGGGCGGGATCCACGTTCGGAACATCGAGAGCTTCCGCATCGCGGTGTACTCGGTGGACCAGACCGGGCTGGCCCTCAGCCCGCCGGTGGTCCGGCCGAAGACCAAGACCGCCGGCGTGTACCCGGACCCGTTCAACGACGCGGACGCGAACGCGGTGCCGTGGAACTCCGCCGGGTTCACGGAGAAGATCGCGGTCACCATCGACGGCACCTACCGCCCGATCCTCCCGACGCTGCTGCTCATGCCGTCCACCATCTCGGTGAAGACCACCGCGATCATGGGCAGCGAGGGCTGA
- a CDS encoding tetratricopeptide repeat protein yields the protein MARFILAACAVLVLAELAPARAQFACGPLCGPGYGFGGYSYTYRTGFGFSVGGPHFRVSGFAGGYVSRAVYYAPPLVPVSPFGPFGPVGLAPAPLVGFGRPVIVVPTPIILGGDFGRDTPEVVVAGAAPRDDGGLFPRGAKEGDFLVIAPKKRTAPAIARVADVRPGPVIAFNPFVAPVKVAMDRADPDPKKEAARQIGLARAAFAAADYGRAADHFTRASASDPGDARTYFLHAQAKFAAGEFVEAVARVRDGLARDPKWPAAPFDPTELYDGRADRYAAHLAALKNATADNPGQPALEFLLGYQLWFGGERAEAEKLFRTAERRLAAPGPIALFK from the coding sequence ATGGCGCGCTTCATCCTGGCGGCGTGTGCGGTGCTCGTGCTGGCGGAACTGGCCCCGGCGCGCGCACAGTTCGCGTGCGGCCCGCTGTGCGGCCCCGGATACGGGTTCGGCGGTTACTCGTACACGTACCGCACCGGCTTCGGGTTCTCGGTCGGCGGCCCTCACTTTCGCGTGAGCGGTTTCGCGGGCGGGTACGTGTCGCGTGCGGTGTACTACGCCCCGCCTTTGGTCCCGGTCTCGCCGTTCGGGCCGTTCGGACCTGTGGGGCTGGCGCCGGCGCCGCTCGTCGGGTTCGGTCGGCCGGTCATCGTCGTTCCGACCCCAATCATTCTCGGCGGGGATTTCGGCCGCGATACGCCGGAGGTGGTTGTCGCCGGGGCGGCCCCGCGCGACGACGGCGGCCTGTTCCCGCGCGGCGCAAAAGAGGGTGACTTCCTCGTCATTGCGCCGAAGAAACGGACCGCCCCCGCGATCGCCCGGGTGGCCGACGTGCGGCCCGGACCGGTGATCGCGTTCAACCCGTTTGTGGCGCCGGTGAAAGTGGCGATGGACCGCGCCGATCCGGACCCGAAAAAGGAAGCCGCGCGCCAGATCGGGTTGGCACGGGCCGCGTTCGCCGCGGCCGACTACGGCCGCGCGGCCGATCACTTCACACGCGCCAGCGCGTCCGATCCGGGCGACGCGCGAACGTACTTTTTGCACGCGCAGGCGAAGTTCGCAGCCGGTGAGTTCGTCGAAGCGGTAGCGCGCGTGCGGGACGGGCTGGCGCGTGATCCCAAGTGGCCCGCGGCGCCGTTCGACCCGACGGAACTGTACGACGGCCGTGCCGACCGGTACGCCGCCCACCTCGCCGCGCTCAAGAACGCGACGGCAGACAACCCCGGGCAGCCCGCACTGGAGTTCCTGCTCGGCTACCAGTTGTGGTTCGGGGGAGAGAGGGCCGAGGCCGAGAAGCTGTTCCGCACCGCCGAGAGGCGGCTCGCCGCCCCAGGGCCGATTGCGCTGTTCAAGTGA
- a CDS encoding serine/threonine-protein kinase: protein MATVTGLVDPSLAAPAALAESLKRAWRAGAAPDAAAALAEHPVLLDYPSLVIDLAYEEYCLREEAGPAPAVDEFAARFPAHEALVREVLDGHRQLADHPELLAAAPAWPQPGDRFEQLVVVRELGRGAFARAYLALDPEAGDRSVVLKLTPGPSREARVLGAITHPHIVPVLWARQSNGFAAVCMPFVGETTLRDLIAAPAPLGLDRRVALAARLAGAVEHLHRAGLVHGDLKPSNVIVAPDGRPYLIDFNLCADLAAPAHRCGGTLPYMPPEWLRVVAGGGAAAPATAADVYSFGVLLFELLTGHVPAEPGTTDAARAAAELLRQSIPPRPPVAPAALAGLVRRCLDPIPERRPDIRRVRAALERHLARRVRCFAATLVALAVVLSGLVAVALARRSVEPSSAEPAPPARPAPELPPEPRHERPATAAEHFECGRRALQEGYVAAALKSFEDADRLEPSGRNAAYLAYAHSLAANHAGAVELYRQAVRAKFAPAWVRNNLGRALLQSGGTRARLLCARAEVAAALERAPDMPAARLNRAYVRFRLVLATGYEVSDDPAALDDIEAALAGPAESPEMYTNAALVLLTFGGGREHSHARAVWCLKQAVRLGRPPERLLTDPILQKQLGVKERAELCGLPPGAPVPAAVDPHLARPPFDPHTFAQAGGAP, encoded by the coding sequence GTGGCGACCGTCACCGGCCTCGTCGACCCGTCACTCGCGGCGCCGGCCGCGCTCGCCGAGTCGCTCAAGCGGGCGTGGCGCGCCGGGGCCGCCCCGGACGCCGCCGCGGCGCTCGCCGAGCACCCCGTGCTGCTCGATTACCCGTCGCTGGTAATCGATCTGGCGTACGAGGAGTACTGCCTCCGCGAGGAGGCCGGTCCCGCGCCGGCGGTGGACGAGTTCGCCGCCCGGTTCCCGGCGCACGAAGCGCTGGTCCGCGAGGTGCTCGACGGGCACCGGCAGCTCGCCGATCACCCGGAGCTGCTGGCCGCCGCGCCGGCGTGGCCGCAGCCCGGGGACCGGTTCGAGCAGCTCGTGGTGGTCCGGGAACTCGGCCGCGGCGCGTTCGCCCGCGCGTACCTGGCCCTCGACCCCGAGGCCGGCGACCGATCGGTGGTGCTGAAACTGACCCCGGGGCCGTCCCGCGAGGCGCGCGTTCTGGGGGCGATCACGCACCCGCACATCGTGCCCGTCCTCTGGGCGCGTCAGTCCAACGGCTTCGCCGCCGTGTGCATGCCGTTCGTCGGAGAGACCACGCTACGCGACCTCATTGCGGCCCCGGCGCCGCTCGGGCTCGACCGGCGGGTGGCGCTGGCCGCCCGGCTCGCCGGCGCGGTGGAGCACCTGCACCGCGCCGGGCTGGTACACGGCGACCTGAAGCCGTCGAACGTCATCGTCGCGCCGGACGGGCGGCCGTACCTCATCGACTTCAACCTGTGCGCCGACCTCGCGGCCCCGGCACACCGGTGCGGCGGCACGCTCCCTTACATGCCGCCGGAGTGGCTCCGCGTGGTGGCCGGCGGCGGTGCGGCGGCGCCGGCCACCGCGGCCGACGTGTACTCGTTCGGGGTGCTGCTGTTCGAGCTTCTGACCGGCCACGTGCCGGCCGAACCGGGCACCACCGACGCGGCTCGCGCGGCGGCCGAACTGCTCCGGCAGTCGATTCCTCCCCGACCGCCGGTCGCACCGGCCGCCCTCGCGGGTCTCGTGCGCCGATGCCTGGACCCAATCCCCGAACGGCGGCCGGACATCCGCCGGGTGCGGGCCGCGCTCGAGCGGCACCTCGCCCGCCGCGTCCGCTGCTTCGCGGCCACGTTGGTCGCGCTCGCGGTTGTGCTGAGCGGGCTCGTCGCCGTCGCGCTCGCGCGCCGGTCCGTCGAACCGTCATCCGCCGAACCCGCTCCGCCGGCGCGTCCAGCGCCCGAGTTGCCACCGGAGCCCCGGCACGAGAGACCTGCCACGGCCGCCGAGCACTTCGAATGCGGCCGGCGTGCCCTTCAAGAGGGGTACGTTGCTGCGGCCCTCAAGAGCTTCGAGGACGCCGACCGGTTGGAGCCGTCCGGGCGGAACGCCGCGTATTTGGCTTACGCTCACTCGCTCGCCGCGAATCACGCGGGCGCGGTCGAATTGTACCGCCAGGCGGTCCGCGCGAAATTTGCGCCGGCCTGGGTGCGAAACAACCTCGGCCGGGCGCTGTTGCAGAGCGGAGGGACGCGGGCGCGGCTCTTGTGCGCCCGGGCCGAGGTCGCTGCGGCGCTGGAACGGGCGCCCGACATGCCCGCCGCCCGGTTGAACCGAGCGTACGTCCGATTCCGGCTCGTACTCGCGACCGGTTACGAGGTGAGCGACGACCCCGCAGCGCTGGACGACATCGAAGCCGCGCTGGCGGGGCCGGCCGAGTCGCCCGAGATGTACACGAACGCGGCCCTCGTGCTGCTGACCTTCGGCGGGGGACGGGAGCACTCGCACGCACGGGCCGTGTGGTGCCTCAAGCAAGCGGTCCGACTCGGCCGCCCGCCCGAACGGCTGCTCACCGATCCGATCCTCCAAAAGCAGCTCGGCGTGAAGGAGCGAGCTGAACTGTGCGGGTTGCCCCCTGGCGCGCCCGTTCCGGCCGCGGTGGACCCGCACCTCGCTCGCCCGCCGTTCGACCCACACACGTTCGCTCAGGCCGGCGGCGCGCCTTAA
- a CDS encoding methyltransferase domain-containing protein: MSRSGRPTDDKPLPPLYAMTHGGIETTAADEITRDIGGEVKKTARGLVVFRVGALSDKVLSLRTTEDVFLMAWGSDSLTYKSEDLDTIRTWTARKPDWDHLFKLHHKLRPKTKGKPTYHLVCQMQGEHGFRRADARAAFIEGLAGKIPHGWHYSNENAWLEIWLTIYSKTAVCGVRLSDRTMRHRAYKLDHVAASLRPTVAAAMVRLAGIGPGMTVLDPFCGAGTILAEALDVAEKRSRGGEIRVIGGDIDPNAVFVTSQNLEHVGKAALARWDATALPLETASVDRIVSNPPFGKQLSSIEQIGPLYEAAGVEMDRVLKPGGRAVLLAMEVEGLKRVLQGCRWQQVRQTRVRLLGLPAVLTVWNKPG, translated from the coding sequence ATGTCCCGCTCCGGCCGACCGACCGACGACAAGCCCCTGCCGCCGCTGTACGCGATGACGCACGGCGGCATCGAGACCACCGCGGCCGACGAGATCACCCGCGACATCGGCGGGGAGGTGAAGAAGACGGCCCGCGGGCTGGTGGTGTTCCGCGTCGGCGCGCTCTCCGACAAGGTGCTGTCGCTGCGCACCACCGAGGACGTGTTCCTGATGGCCTGGGGGTCGGACTCGCTGACCTACAAGTCCGAGGACCTCGACACGATCCGCACCTGGACCGCGCGCAAGCCGGACTGGGACCACCTCTTCAAGCTGCACCACAAGCTGCGCCCGAAAACCAAGGGCAAGCCGACGTACCACCTCGTGTGCCAGATGCAGGGCGAGCACGGGTTCCGGCGCGCGGACGCGCGGGCCGCGTTCATCGAGGGGCTGGCGGGCAAGATCCCGCACGGGTGGCACTACAGCAACGAGAACGCGTGGCTCGAGATCTGGCTCACCATCTACAGCAAGACCGCCGTGTGCGGCGTGCGGCTCAGCGACCGCACGATGCGGCACCGGGCGTACAAGCTGGACCACGTCGCCGCGTCCCTCCGCCCCACCGTCGCGGCGGCGATGGTGCGGCTCGCGGGCATCGGCCCGGGGATGACGGTGCTCGACCCGTTCTGCGGGGCCGGCACGATCCTGGCGGAAGCGCTCGACGTGGCCGAGAAGCGGAGCCGCGGCGGCGAGATCCGCGTGATCGGCGGGGACATCGACCCGAACGCGGTGTTCGTGACCTCGCAGAACCTCGAGCACGTGGGCAAGGCGGCCCTCGCCCGCTGGGACGCGACGGCGCTGCCGCTGGAAACGGCGAGCGTGGACCGGATCGTGTCGAACCCGCCGTTCGGGAAGCAGTTGTCGTCCATCGAGCAGATCGGCCCGCTGTACGAGGCCGCGGGCGTCGAGATGGACCGCGTGCTGAAGCCGGGCGGCCGCGCGGTGCTGCTGGCGATGGAAGTGGAGGGCCTGAAGCGCGTGTTACAGGGCTGCCGCTGGCAGCAGGTGCGGCAGACGCGGGTCCGCCTCTTGGGGCTCCCCGCGGTGCTGACCGTGTGGAACAAGCCGGGCTGA